The genomic region gtgttctctcttccatTCGTCTATATtcctgtctttatgccagtaacCCACCATCTTAATTACTGTTGCTTTATTGTATGTTTTGAACTCATGAAGTGTgagacctccaactttgttctgtTTCAggactgttttggctatttggggtctgttgagattccatatgaatttcaatacattttttaagattttatttgacagagagagcagcagagggagagggagaagcagactccccactgagcagggagcccgatgaggaacTCCATCCctagactctaggatcatgacccgagccaaaggcagacacttaaccaaggtTAAGTGCCTTGGATGCCCAGGcatccaagattttttttttctatttttgcaaaaaCTGTGATTGAGCTTTTGATAAAGATGGCAATGAATCTGTAAATCACTTTGgatagtatgggcattttaacaatacaattcatgagcatgggatacatttctatatatttgtatgttttatttctttttgcagtgttttgtagttttcagtgcacAAGTCTTTTACctgcttggttaaatttattctcaaGTACTTTAGTCTTTCGATGCTATTGTAAGTTGGGATTATTAATTGCCTTTTTGGATTAGTCACTGTTAGTGTACAAAAACACaattgattttatgtatttattttgtgtctcACAATTTTGTTGAAAttgtttattagttttaacaGCTAAGGGTTTTTTGTGACATTTTAAGGTTTTCTACATGTGagatcataccatctgcaaacagaattttgcttcttcatttccaatttggatgctttaTTTCTTATCTAATTGTTCTGTCTACGACTTCTAGTTCTAAGTTGAATAGAAGTAACTAGAATGGGGATCCTTACATTGGTcctgatcatcagggaaaagcTTTTACTCTTTCATCACTGATTATGATTTTAgctgtgggctgtgtgtgtgtgtgttgggggggggtatgtgtttttttcttttatgcctaGTCAGTTGactgtttttatcatgaaagtgtgttgaattttgtcaagtttattttcttcatcaacTGAGATGATGATGtgggttttttcatttgttctattaatatggtgtattactttgaattattttcatatattgaaccATGCTTGCATTCTAGGTATAAATCCATTGTTAGTCATGGTGTATAAACCTTTTAATAAACTGTTGAATTCAATCTGCTAGTATTTTGTGGAGGAGTTTTGCATCAGtattcatcagggacattggATTTACTTTTAAAACTGTTAGTGAATAACTTCAGAGGCATGCCTTATGTTTTAAACATACAAAATGGTTTAAGCACTCTGAAGCTTTGTTCTGTGTATAATGTCATATTCAAAAAGTAGGCTGGAAAATATGCTAATGAGAATTCAGAATGGCATACAACTAGAAACATCTTAAAACATCTCCTTTTGTGTCAAGAAAGGTTCATTCTCCACTCCCAAAGAAGCCAAATGCAGGTTTGGGAAAGGAAAACGTCTTCTCTCTGAGTAACATTCTCAGTTTGTGTGGTTTGTTTGTTAAAAGAGGAGTATGTATGTCAAACCGAAATTTGAGTATTGCAATCTAATTACCTCATCATATATTTTGAACCAAAATGGAAGCATTACTCATGAAAATATCCGAAGTATAGCCCCACAAAAGATATTTTTCAATGGCAACATATGGTTTTAGGAGTCTCACACAACTTCAATGCATACTTACTTTTTGCTATGTTTCCTTAATTCAGTCAAAacataaatattagttgaaattccatctcagagttatgagaagtagatttatttttttagtgttctatttttaattaaaattaagcaaTAACATGTGGCAGAAATCTTCTTAATGGGAAATTTACTGTGGTCATTGTATGTGTTTTAGGattataaatggaaacaaaaagagtGGAATAAATTTGTGGAGGCAGTAATAGttggaaaattattattatgtacttattttatgGAATTTCCTGATAAAAGTCAGAGTCgagtagttttataattttgaaaagttttacgCATACATATATGGGATGGTAAAGTAACCAGATTAGGTATATTtaccttatatttttatatttattatatatttatattttatatatttattatatatattaggtaTTTTTACCTATATATACGTTTACCTATAATTAGGTATATTTACCATATACAGTAAAGTAACCAGATTAGGTGGAGGAGAATGCCAGTGTGTTTCCTCCCCACAAAGAATAGCAAGTATCCAGCATCAGCATGCAACAtaatcatttccttcttcctccaacTGCCAAATCTagatgggtgattttttttttttttttaataccatcttGTTCGACCAGTAAACAGTGAAACAGGTTTGCATGTTTTAtataacaacaacagaaatgtaggacttttctttctttctactaaaatataataattatagaaCTTTTAGGTCTGGCTAGTTGTATTAGTTTGCTTCTTGGTCAGTCACAAGGATGACTATGTTTTGCATAGTACAAAGTAATAGCAGCAAATATGAATTGAAAGCTTGCTATGTGTTGGATACTAGATTTTAGGTGCATTATATGCTCTGTTTTATTGAACCCTTACAGTAATTTTATGAGGGTGAAGAAAACACTAGTTACTGAAGATCCTTTATTACTCAAAGCTAAAGttcattccagaaagagaagtgaaaagaaacatATAGCTCTACTTTTCATAGTTTAGCAAGCGACAGGCCTAGTTTTGAGAAAGCAAGATAGACCATGAATCCACGGCGGCTTCTCTGcgcaccacccccccacccaccgccgcCCCCAAGAGTGCCTTTTTAAACATGATTGGAATCCAGGGAACTAGAACCGTTAACTGCTAATACTGTCTTTATAAACAGATGAGCAATACATATTTGACCTCAAAAGACCTTACTAAAACAACAGACAATGACTATAAATGCCCCagttttccttcatttacttGTTCTCTAATAACCACTATTCAGCTAAAACTAATATGGATGAGAGATATAATAAGAGGAGaatagagatgcctgggtggtttagtcggttgagtgagtgtctgactcttgatttcagctcaggtcatgagcctcacatcaggttgtcacactgggcgtggagcctgcttaagattttctctctgtccctctccctctgcccctcagtaggaagttggggggagggaggggaggatgaCAATACATATAATTAACTTTTGTGAGCCTTATATAGATGCCTTTAATTCTCTTAAGGATCAACCCTATCTTATATAGTTGATGAAGCTGaagcttaaaataataaagaacccAAAAGAACATATCCCCAAAAAAGAACATATCCAATATATCCATGCTTTATAGCTACTAAGTGGCCATTGAGACTCCCATAAGATTGTTGAAATTAAACATGTGTAAgtatgtttgtgtttttcattaaaattaaaatcagtgaTAATTGGAGGATAAAATCCTTTGACTGTTTTATTCAGTCAAGATTAGCTATGATTGTTGGAATATAAGAAAAACTGATGTTTTCTCTCTGTAGTTGTATTAAACTAATTTTTTGCATAAGAATAACTGAGCTAGAAAAGCACTGGCTGAATATGTCTACAGAATATATAATCCTGCATTTTGGAATCTGGAAAAAGaactgctgaaaagaaataaaaagttattctttaaaatataaataactaggggtgcctgggtggctcagttggttaagcatctgccttcagctcagatcatgatcccagagtcctgggattgagtcctgcctcgggctcccttctccatgggcagcctgcttctccctttccactgcttgtgctctctcgtgctctctctccctttctctctctctctctctctctctcaaataaataaataatatctttttaaaaaataataaaaatataaataactaagAATTAACTTTGAGTCTCTTATAAACTGTGTTTCATGTTTTGCTTTTGATCTTTTGACTTCTTGGagccttccattttttttaaagtcaaccttgtttttaaagaaatgacatcTGTTTTTCTGAGTGCCCCTATTATGTGTGTGCATTTGATGATTTTACCCAATTAAATAGCAAGAGTGGGAACTATTTTTAGTGTAGTAAGTGGAATATAGAAAATATACTGTAATTTAAAAGTTTGTGTAGTTACTTTGAACATTCTGTTAATAGATTTGTGATTATGCCTTTTTAGTAGACAAAAGGAAGTCTATAATATAGACAGTATATGAAAAAAACATAACATCTGTCCTAATCTAATTTTCAGGCACATCTCCAGTCTTTGATTTGGCCGAAGTAACATACCACAGAGCTGTGGGCATGCCTGGAATTGAGAGAAGCAGTTAAAAGACTCCCAATTGCTTCTTGCCTTTTGAAAACTCCTGAAAATCATCTCTTCGGACTCCGGAATTTTACACATCTCTACTAGGACTTTGCTTGAATGTTTACATTTTCTGCTTGCTGTCCTACATACCACACTATCTAGTGTTCACCTTTTGTTAAAACATAGGGGTGTCGGGAGCTTACTTGGCAAGCCAGCATGGCTAGGATGAGCTTTGTTTTAGCAGCTTGCCAGTTGGTGCTGGGCTTGCTAATGACTTCATTAACTGGGTCTTCCCTACAAAATAATGAGTGTCCACAACTTTGTGTTTGTGAAATTAGGCCCTGGTTCACCCCGCAGTCAACATATAGAGAAGCTACTACTGTTGATTGCAATGATCTCCGCTTAACAAGGATTCCCAGCAACCTTTCTAGTGATACCCAAGTGCTTCTCTTACAGAGCAATAACATCGCAAAGACCGTGGATGAGCTCCAGCAGCTTTTCAACTTGACTGAGCTAGATTTCTCCCAAAacaactttacaaatattaaggAGGTAGGGCTGACAAACCTAACCCAGCTCACTACTCTACATCTGGAGGAAAATCAGATTACAGAAATGACTGATTACTGTCTGCAAGACCTCAGCAACCTTCAAGAACTCTATATCAACCATAACCAGATTAGCACTATTTCTGCTAATGCTTTTTCAggcttaaaaaatcttttaaggctTCACTTGAACTCTAATAAATTGAAAGTTATCGATAGCCGCTGGTTTGATTCAACACCCAACCTGGAAATACTCATGATTGGGGAAAACCCCGTGATTGGAATTCTAGATATGAACTTTAAACCCCTCTCAAATTTGAGAAGCTTGGTTTTGGCAGGAATGTATCTCACTGATATTCCTGGAAATGCCTTGGTGGGCTTGGATAGCCTTGAAAGCCTGTCTTTTTATGATAACAAACTGGTCAAGGTTCCTCAGCTTGCTCTGCAAAAAGttccaaatttaaaattcttagaccTCAACAAAAACCCCATTCACAAAATCCAAGAAGGGGATTTCAAAAATATGCTTCGACTGAAAGAACTGGGAATCAACAACATGGGGGAACTTGTTTCTGTGGATCGCTATGCCCTCGATAACTTGCCTGAACTCACAAAGTTAGAAGCTACCAATAACCCCAAATTATCTTATATCCACCGCTTGGCTTTTCGAAGTGTTCCTGCTCTAGAAAGCTTGATGTTGAACAACAATGCCTTGAATGCTGTTTACCAAAAGACAGTAGAATCCCTTCCCAATCTTCGTGAGATTAGTATCCACAGCAATCCTCTGAGGTGTGATTGTGTCATCCACTGGATTAATTCCAACAAGACCAACATCCGATTCATGGAGCCGTTGTCCATGTTCTGTGCCATGCCACCTGAATACAGAGGGCAGCAGGTAAAGGAAGTTTTAATCCAGGATTCAAGTGAACAGTGCCTCCCAATGATATCTCACGACACATTCCCAAATCATTTAAACATGGATATTGGCACAACAGTTTTCCTAGACTGTCGGGCCATGGCTGAGCCAGAACCTGAAATTTACTGGGTCACTCCTCTTGGAAATAAGATAACTGCGGACACACTTTCAGATAAATACAAGCTAAGTAGTGAAGGTACTTTAGAAATATCTAACATACAAATTGAAGACTCAGGAAGATACACTTGTGTTGCCCAGAATGTGGAAGGGGCCGACACACGTGTGGTAACAATTAAGGTTAATGGAACCCTTCTGGATGGTACCCAGGTGCTGAAAATATATGTCAAGCAGACAGAATCTCATTCCATTTTAGTGTCCTGGAAAGTTAATTCCAATGTCATGACATCAAACTTAAAATGGTCTTCTGCCACCATGAAGATTGACAATCCTCACATAACATACACCGCCAGGGTCCCAGTAGATGTTCATGAGTACAACCTAACACATCTGCAGCCTTCCACAGATTATGAAGTATGTCTCACAGTGTCCAATATTCATCAGCAGACTCAAAAGTCGTGTGTCAATGTCACAACTAAAAATGCCGCTTTTGCACTGGACATTTCTGACCAAGAAACCAGTACGGCCCTTGCTGCAGTAATGGGGTCCATGTTTGCCGTCATTAGCCTTGCATCCATTGCTGTGTACATTGCCAAAAGGTTTAAGAGGAAAAACTACCACCATTCATTAAAAAAGTATATGCAAAAAACTTCTTCAATCCCACTAAATGAGCTGTACCCACCACTCATTAACCTCTGGGAAGGTGACagtgagaaagacaaagatgGTTCTGCAGACACCAAGCCAACCCAGGTTGACACATCCAGAAGCTATTACATGTGGTAACTCAGTGGACATTTTGCTTCTGGTAGTAAGGAGCACAAAGACGTTTTTGCTTTATTCTGCAAAAGTAACAAGTTGAAGACTTTTGTATTTTGACTTTGCTAGTTTGTGGCAGAGTGGAGAGGACGGGtggatatttcaaatttttttagtATAGCGTATCGCAAGGATTTGACACGGCTGGCGGCACCTCTAGGCTTCCagtttgtgtttggtttttattcttatcattattatgattatgattattattataatattattattattattattttgttttagttgttgTGCTAAACTCAATAATGCTGTCTAACTACAATGCTCAATAAAATGATTAATGACAGGTTGGGGTTCCCCTGTGCTTTTACCAATAGCATGACCCCTTCTTCTGAAGCCATCAGTAGAAAGTACCATGTCCTCCAAAAAGCTAACACACAGTGTGAAGCAGCATTGAACCTTTTGTAGCAATCTGGTCTACAGACTTTTAACTCAAGAAGCCAAGGCTAGACTTGTTACCTTCGTTGAATGATGTTAGTTGACTGTACTGTAATGTTGTATCAACTGAATTGAATGTTTGCCTTTgaacaatgatttctttttttgtaatagttAAAGAGGCTTAGAATAAGCTAACAGGCAATAGAAATATGTATATcagattttttaatgtaacaaacTACATGTTAATTGTTAccttattctttttatctttagtagacacttttaaaagaaaagacaattttgTTGTGTTTAACTCACCAACATGTGGTGTATAATGAAGACAGAACTATAATAAATTagttttgttctgattttttagAACACTTGCAATAATGTATCATTTATAGTTCTTGCTAGTTGCAGTGGTGATATATTTCACATCCCTTAAACAACCACCAAAACAAATCAAGTATAGCTTGATGCTTTTAAAACTAGGCCCCCAAAACTTTTGAATTCTTTTCTAAGGgaagaaatatctattttcatgagcatattttaatgaaaaggatttctatattttcaatattactGATGAGACCTAATGGAGGGAAACATCCTTATGAACAAAAAGGCCTATTACTGTATCCCAAGCATCACTAAATGtggttaaaaaatagaaacagacacattgatAAAGAGATAGATATGTCACATTCCTTTTCTGTAAGGGTTTtgttaaaattctgattttttttattgtatcccCACTCTCCATCAAAGTCTAAAACATACAGTTAGGCAGTATTCCACAATATATTatgttattcctttttaaatggcATTCTATTTGCTTAGACTCTTATTAGCCCATATATCCATGTGAAGATATCTGCTGAGACAAGTAAATGGTTAATAGAAAACAGAACAACTTCTGTACATTTGGCATTTTTCAGCCAAAAAATATAGAGACCCAGTTTGGCAGAACTAAGTGCTTACTGGAAAATGCATGTGTGAAATTttggacaggaaaaaaaagatttgggtaGAAGGTCAGTTCCACAAAGTTCTGTGTattgggggaggtggagggagatgAAGATATACTTAGAGGAAAAAGGAAGCATTTGAAAATGCAGGTtaataatacagagaaataaagaaaagctgCTCCAGATGGCACCTGCCACCAGGGATACGCAGGCATACCAGGAAAGATAAGATTGTAAAAAGGGACTGCGCAAGCAGGTGGCAGCTGagcaaaaggaagaagggagcagAAAGAACATGCAGGTGAGGCAAGCagaaaggatttctttctttgtaaaattcCTTGTTTCATGAATCATTTagtttttcccatttctaaaggggatttttttttcatatgctgAAGCAAATGAGCCGCAGCAGAAAAACAAGTATTTGAGCTAGAAGCATCTCTTCCCAAATCCCTCATTTCTTGAGAAAAACCTGTACCCAGAGAAGAATGGTAACTTGCCCTGGTGAGACTCTCCTGCCCATTGAGAACTCTGCACTCCCATCTATAGCTCTGGGTCCTGAGTCTTCTGGACTCCCATACAGACTCGCTCACAGTCCTCAGCAACCTCTAGCACTCTTGCTTCAAAAACGCTCTGTATCTTCAAGTTCTCATTTACTCAGGACAAAATTCAGCACCAGGGCAGAACCGGAGGGTCAGAAAAGCTTCTACATTGTTATTACCAAGTACATGTAGGAAACAGAATTGATGTTGCTTTGGATACAACCTTGGAGAAGTTTCCTGTTGGGTGATTCTTGTCTTCAAATATCTACAGAGTAGGACACCATCTAGCAAACTCTTGGTAATTATGCACACAATGAAAGGGGAGAGACACTGAAACATTGGGCTTagagcagggaggaaagaggaggcatTGTTTATCCTATAAAGCAATGATCTGGACCTGGCACATTATCATCACTCAAATATTAGTGGAATAAGTGAAGGAAAACAACCACTTCTCAATTCTGGATATAGACTCCAGTCAGGGACTCCAGTGTTTTTGTCAACGAACTTTTGCTAGGCCAGTTCGGGAGAAACAATCCCTTTAAACTTTTACTcctccaataaaatattttgagcttatttttccTTGTCTGTGCTAATTGGGTTGGTTTTCAGTTGACAGAAAGCAAAATGGCATGGTACTTTTTTCCCTAGACaagtatttcttcatttgtgCTTAATTCAATTTGATAAGTCAGACAGTCAGTGAAATTAGGCATCAAAGTAGTTCCTGACTGATAATGGAGGTTATATCACCTTTACCAGTGAAGTGACAATTACAGgacattttctaatttcatattttcccttttgcttcctGCTTGCCCTCAGGACATATAATGTATCTCAACCTGATTTTACAAGGTCATTTTTTGAGATACTACTTAAAACGGGCATTCTCAAATTGGCCTCTTTAATTAATGATAAATTGAACTGATGCCATGGATATAAAAACATGCAATGTTTGAATATCAATTTTTCTAATTTGGCTGTGGGTTTAGTTTAGCAAAAAGGAATCATCTCCATTCTTTAGCAAACAAACACTACCAAAGTCCATTATTTTCTCTCCTGTGGTtttctactcattcattcatgtgttcattcattcgtttgcTGAAAACACCGCAATCAACTCTACCTGTTGTTTGCTTTCCACCTCTGCTTTCATCttccaaagcattttcttttcttcattcctgtttttataatgggggaagaaaaatactttgttaTCTCTAGCACTTTGCCAGCAAAACCATACTTTCTGCTTCACTAGTCATTGAAAAGGGGAATTTAACTACTTCTGATGCATTCTAACTACAACTGGAAGTGCTTTCTTCACCTCCATCCTCTCACTCATAACCTGGTTGCAGatagactttattattattattattatttattcataaggGGTTAACTGgagggaaaatatttctttaaagatgagttttaggggacgcctgggtggctcagttggttaagcagctgccttcggctcaggtcatgatcccagggtcctgggatcgagtcccacatcgggctccttgctcggcagggagcctgcttctccctctgcctctgcctgcctctctgtctgcctgtgctcgctcgtgctctctccctctgtctctgaaaaataaataaaatctttaaaaaaaaaaattaaaaaaaaaaaaaagatgagttttaggggtgcctggatggctcagtgggttaaagcctctgccttcggctcaggtcatgatcccagggtcctggaatagagcgccgcattggcagggagcctgcttcctcctctctctctgcctgcctctccacctacttgtgatatctctctctgtcaaataaataaataaaatcttaaaaaaaaaagaaaaaagaaaaaagatgagttTTAGAATCACCCTCTAGAGCTGTAGAATTATCTTGACCTAAAACCTCTGTAGTACTCGGTGGGCatgctttctctgccttccccacctgcccccacatGCACTGAGATCGGCTCCTTCTTTCTGAACTCTTAAGTCAGAAACTTGGGGCCTAGGATAAAAAGAAGGAGATGATAATGGAACTCCTTGTTTCTGTACTTGGTTTGGCATTGTCCAGCACATGTTAACAGAACCaaatggttgttttgttttgtttgttttgtagaattcctcAGAGACTTGATGGCACTAACATAAAGTCAACAGCATTGCCCACAGCCATTCACCATTGGTGTGTCTCAGTACTATTCCATCCTACAGATCCTGAGAAGTTGAGGATTTAATTTGATCCCCAAAACAATTCTGGTGAACTGGGTATTATTCTTTACAATTTACAGATAAGATAACTAAAGTCCCTAGGAATAGGCATTTGCCTGACACCATAAAGCTCTGTAAGTGGGTGACCATTAAGGGGCCTTCACTTTtagcctcctcttcctctgtccagGATCCTCCTAAAGTGGAGAGAGGAGCATCTGTGagagggcagaggctggaggTCACAGGGCATGTGGATAAGGCAGAATAAGTAACGCCAAGGAGTGCTAATGGGCAAGGACATTGGAAGCTTTCTTTATGTCTTAAAATGCACTTCTCTCCTCCCCGTTAAGAAGCTTTCTTTGCTGGAGATCTGTGGGCTACACATCAAAACTGTTTACATCAGGCTAAACTTTAATTCTAATCTTCAACTCCCTCTATACTCTCCTTACTGTTACCTGCTcagaaaatggaagttttaaagATTCTGTGGAGGAGATTCCAATCTCATTCTTTCCTCAGCAATAAACCAGAGAAGGCGAATGTAAAATCACTAACAAACTCGGTGTTTAGCTCAAAAGCTAATGTGAGGAAATGTGAAGTTCATGTAATAGGGTAGTTGTAAGGGTGGTATGTGACATACCTGGAAACAAAAGGCTTTGGTACAGTCACCAAGCTTGTGGAGTTTGTGGAACATTTGTACTCAGGAAAATGTTACCTCAAATAAGTCCATCTAGAAGCCATAGGACATtaaaaagttgtctttttttctttcctaataaatGCAATAGCCTCCCCGACATATCCCATTGTCAGTTACATGCTACTTTTTATGAAGCAAAACCAGTCTCCCGCACCTCACCGAAGTAGCTCCAGGCACAATGTGGCTCAAACATCGccacttttctccttccctccttggcCTCCCTCTTTGTCCATGGGATTAAATGACAGGGTAAATTTTAGCCTGGGCCCTGACAGAATGGTTGTGAATTCCTAATAAGGGGGCTGTCCTGAATTAAGCGGTATTTTATTGCATCAGTCTTCTTATCAGCCTGTCTCACTAATATAATAAACAGAAAACGGGGTAGTCATGggggaaggaaaacaaaccatTTACCATAATGACTTCTGAAGGAATACGGAGGGAAAAGCACTGTATATAGCTCCCCCCTAGGAGCCTCACgtagatcatttacatttaatccTCTTGATTGCCCCCAGGAGGTGAATCTTATTGTCCCTACATTAGAGAATGATAGAAACGGGTACTCAGCCTCAGAGATGGAAG from Mustela erminea isolate mMusErm1 chromosome 1, mMusErm1.Pri, whole genome shotgun sequence harbors:
- the LRRN1 gene encoding leucine-rich repeat neuronal protein 1, with amino-acid sequence MARMSFVLAACQLVLGLLMTSLTGSSLQNNECPQLCVCEIRPWFTPQSTYREATTVDCNDLRLTRIPSNLSSDTQVLLLQSNNIAKTVDELQQLFNLTELDFSQNNFTNIKEVGLTNLTQLTTLHLEENQITEMTDYCLQDLSNLQELYINHNQISTISANAFSGLKNLLRLHLNSNKLKVIDSRWFDSTPNLEILMIGENPVIGILDMNFKPLSNLRSLVLAGMYLTDIPGNALVGLDSLESLSFYDNKLVKVPQLALQKVPNLKFLDLNKNPIHKIQEGDFKNMLRLKELGINNMGELVSVDRYALDNLPELTKLEATNNPKLSYIHRLAFRSVPALESLMLNNNALNAVYQKTVESLPNLREISIHSNPLRCDCVIHWINSNKTNIRFMEPLSMFCAMPPEYRGQQVKEVLIQDSSEQCLPMISHDTFPNHLNMDIGTTVFLDCRAMAEPEPEIYWVTPLGNKITADTLSDKYKLSSEGTLEISNIQIEDSGRYTCVAQNVEGADTRVVTIKVNGTLLDGTQVLKIYVKQTESHSILVSWKVNSNVMTSNLKWSSATMKIDNPHITYTARVPVDVHEYNLTHLQPSTDYEVCLTVSNIHQQTQKSCVNVTTKNAAFALDISDQETSTALAAVMGSMFAVISLASIAVYIAKRFKRKNYHHSLKKYMQKTSSIPLNELYPPLINLWEGDSEKDKDGSADTKPTQVDTSRSYYMW